The genome window ACACCGACGGGGTGATCACCGACTCCGCCCGCGTGCACGCCGCCGCCTGGAAGACCGCCTTCGACGACCACCTGGCCACACACCCGCCCGCCGACCCCGCGCAACGGCGCCCCTTCGACGCCCGCGACGACTACCTGCGGTACGTGGACGGCAGGTCCCGACTCGACGGCGCCGCCGCCTTCCTCGCCGCACGCGGTCTCGACCCGGCGCCGGAAGCCGTGGGCGCCGTCGCGGAGCACAAGGAGCGGCTGTTCACCGAGCGGTTGCGCGCGCACGGCATCGACGCCTACCCCGGCACAGTCCGGCTGGTACGGGCCCTGCGCCGGGCGTCGACACCGCTCGCCGCGGCCTCCGCCTCCCGCCACGCCCGTGAACTGCTCACCCGGGCCGGTGTGCTGGACCTCTTCGACGCCCTGGTCGACGGGGGCGAGGCAGCCCGTCTGGGCCTCGCGGGCAAGCCGCACCCCGACCTGTTCCTGGAGGCCGCGCGCCGCCTCGCCGTGCCGGCCGGGCGCTGCGCGGTCGTGGAGGACGCCCTGGCCGGTGTCGAGGCGGGCCGACGCGGCGGGTTCGCCCTGGTCGTCGGTGTGAACCGCACGGGTGGCCCCGACACGGCGGCGGCCCTGCTGCGGCACGGCGCCGACATCGTCGTACCCGATCTCGCGGAACTGCTCGAACCGGATGAAAACGAAAAAGAAGAAGAAAGCGAAGACTAAGACGAAGGGGTACGCCGGTGACGTCCTGGACCTGGGATTACGACGGCTACGATCCCTCCGCCGAGCGCCTTCGGGAGTCGCTGTGCACCCTGGGCAACGGCTACCTGGCCACGCGCGGCGCGCTCCCGGAGTGCGCGGCGGACGACGTGCACTACCCGGGCACCTACGCGGCCGGCTGCTACGACCGGCTCACCTCGGACGTCGCCGGGCGGCGGGTCGAGAACGAGGACATGGTCAACCTGCCGAACTGGCTGCCACTGCGCTTCCGGCCCGCCGGGCGCAAGGAGTGGCTGACACCAGACACGGCCGAAGTCCTCGACCACCGGCACGTTCTGCGCCTGTCCTGCGGTCTGCTGGAGCGCCGGACACGGTACGGGCTCGGTGACGGGCGGGTGCTGGCGGTGCGCCAGCAGCGGCTGTTGCACATGGCCGACCCCCATCTGGCGGCCCTGCGCACCGAGTTCACCGCCGAGGGCTTCACCGGGGAACTCGATGTCGAGGCCGCGCTCGACGGGAATGTCACCAACTCCGGTGTGCCGCGCTACCGGGACCTGGACGGCCGTCATCTGACGCATGCGCACGCGGGAAGCGCCGCCCCGGAAACGGTGTGGCTGCGCTGCCGTACCCGCACCTCGGACATCCGGATCGCGATGGCGGCCCGGCTGACCTGCGACGGGCCGGTGTCGGACGCGTACCGGTCCGGGCGCGCGGTGCAGCGCGCCCACCTGCGGCTGGCCCCCGGCCGTACCGTGACCGTCGACAAGACCGTCGCCGTGCACACCTCCCACGACCCGGCGATCAGCGACCCGCTGCGCGCGGCCGTGGACCGGGTGGGCGCCGCGCCCGGCTTCGACGAACTGCTGGAGTCGCACCTGACGGCGTGGGACCAGCTGTGGCGGCGGGCCGAGCTGGACGTGCCCGGGGAAGCGGGCCGCGTCCTGCGGCTGCATCTCTTCCACGTGCTCCAGACCCTCTCCCCGCACACCGCCGACCTCGACGTCGGGGTACCGGCGAGGGGACTGCACGGCGAGGCGTACCGCGGGCACGTCTTCTGGGACGAGCTGTTCGTCCTGCCCTATCTCGACCTGCACTTCCCCGAGGTCTCGCGCGCCCTGCTGCGCTACCGTCACCGCCGTCTGGACCGGGCCCGCGCCTCGGCCCGCGCCATCGGCCGGCGCGGCGCGCTGTACCCGTGGCAGAGCGGCAGCGACGGCCGCGAGGAGACACAGGAACTGCATCTCAACCCGTGCTCGGGGCGCTGGCTGCCGGACCACTCCCGGCTCCAGCACCACGTCGGCTCGGCGATCGCGTACAACGTGTGGCGGTACTGCGAGGCCAGCGGTGACACCGAGTTCCTGCACACCAAGGGCGCCGAGACGCTGCTGGAGATCGCCCGCTTCTGGGCCGACTCGGCCGTCTGGGACGAGGACATGGGCCGCCACCGTATTCGGGGGGTGGTCGGCCCCGACGAGTACCACGACGCCTACCCGGAAGCCGAGCGGCCCGGCCTCGACGACAACGCGTACACCAACGTCACCGCCGCCTGGGTCCTCACCCGTGCCCTGGACCTGCTGCGCACCCTGCCCGAGCCGCGCAGACGTGAACTGACGGAACGCACCGGCCTGGACGGCGGCGAACTCGAACAGTGGGAGGACGTCTCGCGCACCCTGCACGTGCCCTTCCACGACGGCGTCATCAGCCAGTTCGAGGGCTACGGCGACCTCGCCGAACTCGACTGGGACGGCTACCGGAAGCGGTACGGCGACATCCGCCGTCTGGATCGGATCCTGGAGGCCGAGGGCGACACCGTCAACCGCTACCGGGCCTCCAAGCAGGCCGACGCGCTGATGCTCGGCTACCTCTTCTCACCGGCCGAACTCCGCTCCCTCCTCGCCCGGCTGGGCCACCGCCTCGACGACGGCCGGTGGCAGCGCACTGTCGAGTACTACCTGCGCCGCACCAGCCACGGCTCCACCCTCAGCGGTCTGGTCCACGGCTGGGTGCTGGCACGGGCCCGGCGCGCGGACGC of Streptomyces phaeolivaceus contains these proteins:
- a CDS encoding HAD family hydrolase; its protein translation is MTERPPYVLAPALRGVDAVVFDTDGVITDSARVHAAAWKTAFDDHLATHPPADPAQRRPFDARDDYLRYVDGRSRLDGAAAFLAARGLDPAPEAVGAVAEHKERLFTERLRAHGIDAYPGTVRLVRALRRASTPLAAASASRHARELLTRAGVLDLFDALVDGGEAARLGLAGKPHPDLFLEAARRLAVPAGRCAVVEDALAGVEAGRRGGFALVVGVNRTGGPDTAAALLRHGADIVVPDLAELLEPDENEKEEESED
- a CDS encoding glycoside hydrolase family 65 protein, whose product is MTSWTWDYDGYDPSAERLRESLCTLGNGYLATRGALPECAADDVHYPGTYAAGCYDRLTSDVAGRRVENEDMVNLPNWLPLRFRPAGRKEWLTPDTAEVLDHRHVLRLSCGLLERRTRYGLGDGRVLAVRQQRLLHMADPHLAALRTEFTAEGFTGELDVEAALDGNVTNSGVPRYRDLDGRHLTHAHAGSAAPETVWLRCRTRTSDIRIAMAARLTCDGPVSDAYRSGRAVQRAHLRLAPGRTVTVDKTVAVHTSHDPAISDPLRAAVDRVGAAPGFDELLESHLTAWDQLWRRAELDVPGEAGRVLRLHLFHVLQTLSPHTADLDVGVPARGLHGEAYRGHVFWDELFVLPYLDLHFPEVSRALLRYRHRRLDRARASARAIGRRGALYPWQSGSDGREETQELHLNPCSGRWLPDHSRLQHHVGSAIAYNVWRYCEASGDTEFLHTKGAETLLEIARFWADSAVWDEDMGRHRIRGVVGPDEYHDAYPEAERPGLDDNAYTNVTAAWVLTRALDLLRTLPEPRRRELTERTGLDGGELEQWEDVSRTLHVPFHDGVISQFEGYGDLAELDWDGYRKRYGDIRRLDRILEAEGDTVNRYRASKQADALMLGYLFSPAELRSLLARLGHRLDDGRWQRTVEYYLRRTSHGSTLSGLVHGWVLARARRADAWAYCQEALLGDVADLQGGTTGEGIHLGAMAGTLDLVQRGLTGLETREGALWLDPVPLPELSSYTFSLRYQGHWGVRLRLEHGCLEVEVPPSDRAPIDIRLPDRTVSVAPGETCRLALTD